A single genomic interval of Candidatus Bathyanammoxibius amoris harbors:
- the speB gene encoding agmatinase, producing MSEPEYVPYNFGALPEEDSQLEKSRLVILPVPYDSTASYRTGTKEGPRAIINASRNLETFDEELLCDVTSQGIHTLPELMPDHRGPEHMIKRVEEAAEKILKQGKLLVTLGGEHSITLGAVRAHKKIFPKLSVLQIDAHLDLRDSYAGSIYSHASVMRRVYELTGITQVGIRSFCEEEYDFVKKNNLKPFYQRDINKTENWPDEVVERVSDEVYVTVDLDGLDPSIMPSTGTPEPGGLGWYEVLRLLRKISEKSRIVGFDVTELCPEADNTAPDFLAARLVYKLATYTLTSKKGK from the coding sequence ATGTCCGAACCCGAATACGTTCCATATAATTTTGGCGCGCTGCCCGAAGAGGACTCCCAACTCGAAAAAAGCCGGTTAGTGATACTCCCCGTGCCGTACGACTCCACCGCAAGCTACCGCACGGGCACGAAAGAAGGCCCACGGGCCATCATAAACGCGTCAAGAAACCTGGAGACATTCGACGAGGAACTCCTATGCGACGTCACCTCACAGGGCATACACACGCTCCCTGAACTCATGCCGGACCACAGGGGCCCCGAACACATGATAAAGAGGGTCGAGGAGGCCGCTGAAAAGATCCTTAAGCAGGGAAAGTTACTGGTAACGCTGGGTGGTGAACACAGCATCACGCTTGGGGCGGTCCGTGCCCATAAGAAAATCTTCCCGAAACTGTCGGTACTTCAGATAGACGCCCATCTGGACCTCAGGGATTCCTACGCAGGCTCTATATACAGCCACGCAAGCGTCATGCGCCGCGTGTATGAACTCACCGGTATCACCCAGGTGGGCATCAGGAGTTTTTGCGAAGAAGAGTATGATTTTGTTAAGAAAAACAACCTTAAACCCTTTTACCAGCGTGACATCAATAAAACGGAAAACTGGCCCGACGAGGTGGTAGAGAGAGTTTCGGATGAGGTCTACGTTACCGTTGACCTTGACGGACTCGACCCCTCTATCATGCCTTCTACGGGGACTCCTGAGCCGGGGGGGCTGGGGTGGTATGAGGTCCTGAGGCTCCTGAGAAAGATATCGGAAAAGAGCAGGATAGTCGGCTTCGACGTTACGGAACTCTGCCCAGAGGCTGATAATACGGCCCCCGACTTCCTCGCCGCCAGACTTGTTTACAAACTAGCCACTTACACACTAACTTCTAAAAAAGGGAAATAG
- the argJ gene encoding bifunctional glutamate N-acetyltransferase/amino-acid acetyltransferase ArgJ: MEEIQGGVTVPKGFLAGAAHGGLKKEGYDVGIILSERPAQAAAMFTTNQIVAAPVVYSREAIKKGQVRAVAVNSGNANACTGKQGHEDVRAMVASTASSLGIPPDDVFVASTGIIGERLPVDKVTSGIKEAVRNLGPERENGHAFAESIMTTDTRTKEVAVKIKAGEHLITIGGAAKGAGMIAPNMATMLCFITTDSAVPSNILGRCLNKSVTNSFNRISVDGHMSTNDTVVILANGAAGEPVIDDATMVLPVFQEALDHVTHHLARAIVKDGEGATKLVGIAVSGAPTDAYALRIARAIADSPLVKTAVNGEDPNWGRIISAAGATGIPLDEQRLNLYIGNVLVFEGGGPVAFEQEKLLEEMKKKEVHIHLHLGLGKSKIEFWTCDLSHEYVTINAKYHT, encoded by the coding sequence ATGGAAGAGATACAGGGAGGCGTAACTGTGCCAAAGGGCTTCCTTGCGGGGGCGGCCCACGGCGGCCTGAAGAAGGAAGGTTATGACGTGGGTATCATACTGTCCGAACGTCCGGCACAGGCGGCAGCGATGTTCACCACCAATCAGATAGTGGCCGCACCGGTGGTCTACAGCCGTGAGGCGATAAAGAAGGGCCAGGTGCGCGCCGTGGCCGTCAACAGCGGCAACGCCAACGCCTGCACCGGCAAACAGGGCCATGAAGACGTAAGGGCGATGGTGGCGTCCACCGCAAGCTCCCTGGGTATTCCACCGGATGACGTGTTCGTGGCCTCCACCGGAATAATCGGTGAACGACTGCCGGTCGATAAGGTCACCTCAGGGATAAAAGAGGCCGTAAGAAACCTGGGACCCGAGAGGGAAAATGGGCACGCCTTTGCGGAATCGATTATGACCACCGACACCCGTACAAAAGAGGTTGCCGTGAAGATAAAGGCGGGTGAACATCTAATCACCATCGGCGGGGCTGCCAAGGGTGCCGGCATGATAGCCCCCAATATGGCCACCATGCTATGCTTCATTACCACGGACTCCGCAGTCCCAAGCAATATATTGGGCAGGTGCCTGAATAAATCAGTAACCAACTCTTTCAACCGGATAAGCGTGGATGGGCACATGAGCACCAATGACACGGTCGTTATTCTTGCAAACGGTGCTGCGGGCGAACCGGTAATAGACGACGCCACAATGGTGCTCCCTGTCTTTCAGGAGGCCCTGGACCACGTCACACACCACCTCGCAAGGGCAATCGTTAAAGACGGCGAAGGGGCGACCAAACTTGTGGGAATAGCCGTCAGCGGCGCCCCCACTGATGCCTACGCACTGCGGATAGCCCGCGCCATAGCGGATTCCCCGCTGGTCAAGACCGCCGTAAACGGTGAAGACCCTAACTGGGGAAGGATCATCTCGGCGGCCGGCGCGACGGGCATTCCCCTTGACGAGCAAAGACTCAACCTATATATTGGAAATGTCCTTGTATTTGAAGGGGGAGGTCCTGTTGCCTTCGAGCAGGAGAAACTCCTGGAGGAGATGAAGAAAAAAGAGGTGCATATACACCTCCATCTGGGTCTGGGCAAATCAAAGATCGAGTTCTGGACCTGCGACCTCTCCCACGAATACGTCACCATAAACGCCAAATACCATACATAA